From the genome of Cytobacillus firmus, one region includes:
- the arcA gene encoding arginine deiminase — protein MKHPLNVTSEIGELKTVLLHRPGKEIENLTPQYLKRLLFDDIPFLPAIQKEHDYFANILSNRGIEVLYLDKLMTEAIQQDEPRLAFIEKVLRESQSNINGSYDTVKEYLLALPPDELVKKVMAGVVKSDIDQDKKIHLHEMMPDHYPFYLDPMPNLYFTRDPAAVIGEGITINRMHEPARRRESIFMDCIMNHHPRFNKHEIPAYFKRDDLYSLEGGDELILSDEVVAIGVSARTSAQGIEKLARELFSRQDAIKKVVAVEIPKIRAFMHLDTVFTMIDHDKFTYHPAIEDRDGSMKIYILEQENNSDTLKITEKNSLKETLKEVLHLNELVLIPCGGGCPIASAREQWNDGSNTLAIAPGVVVTYDRNYVSNDILRQNGVEVIEILSSELSRGRGGPRCMSMPIIRENIS, from the coding sequence ATGAAACATCCGCTAAATGTAACTTCGGAAATAGGAGAATTAAAGACGGTCCTTCTGCATAGGCCGGGTAAGGAGATCGAAAATCTTACGCCTCAATATTTGAAAAGACTTTTATTCGATGACATTCCTTTTCTGCCTGCCATTCAAAAAGAACATGATTATTTCGCCAATATATTAAGCAACCGCGGTATTGAGGTCTTATATCTCGATAAATTGATGACAGAAGCCATACAGCAGGACGAGCCCAGACTGGCTTTTATTGAAAAGGTCTTACGGGAAAGTCAATCAAATATCAATGGTTCCTACGATACAGTGAAAGAGTATCTTTTAGCTCTTCCTCCCGATGAACTGGTTAAGAAAGTGATGGCTGGTGTCGTTAAATCGGATATTGATCAGGATAAGAAAATTCATCTTCATGAAATGATGCCGGATCATTATCCTTTTTATCTCGACCCTATGCCCAACCTTTATTTTACCCGGGATCCGGCTGCGGTTATCGGTGAAGGCATAACGATTAATCGAATGCATGAGCCTGCAAGGAGAAGGGAATCCATTTTTATGGACTGCATCATGAATCATCATCCGCGTTTTAATAAACATGAAATCCCTGCTTACTTCAAGCGTGATGATCTCTACTCTCTTGAAGGTGGAGATGAACTGATTTTAAGTGATGAAGTGGTTGCTATTGGCGTCAGTGCAAGAACCTCTGCACAAGGAATTGAAAAACTTGCACGAGAGTTATTCTCCCGTCAGGATGCCATTAAAAAGGTTGTGGCAGTTGAAATCCCTAAAATTCGCGCATTCATGCACCTGGATACCGTTTTCACTATGATTGATCATGATAAATTCACCTACCATCCTGCAATTGAGGATAGAGATGGCAGTATGAAAATTTACATACTGGAACAGGAGAATAATTCTGATACTCTTAAGATTACAGAGAAAAACTCGCTGAAAGAAACCTTGAAAGAAGTGCTTCATCTTAATGAATTAGTGTTAATCCCCTGCGGAGGAGGCTGCCCGATTGCATCGGCACGCGAACAGTGGAATGATGGCTCCAATACACTCGCCATCGCTCCCGGTGTAGTTGTCACTTACGACAGGAACTATGTTTCAAATGATATACTCCGGCAAAATGGAGTTGAAGTTATTGAAATTCTCAGCTCAGAACTTTCAAGAGGTCGCGGCGGCCCAAGATGCATGAGCATGCCGATCATAAGGGAGAATATTAGCTAA
- a CDS encoding glycine C-acetyltransferase, with amino-acid sequence MTSKILDAFLQENLEDLKDRGLYNVIDPLESPNGPIIKINGRELINLSSNNYLGLATDERLKKSAIEAIEKYGVGAGAVRTINGTLELHTKLEEKLAEFKHTEAAIAYQSGFNCNMAAISAVMDKNDAILSDELNHASIIDGCRLSKAKIIRVNHSDMEDLRAKAKEAKESGQYNKIMVITDGVFSMDGDIAKLPEIVEIAEEFDLITYVDDAHGSGVLGKGAGTVKHFGLSDKIDFQIGTLSKAIGVVGGYVAGKKDLIDWLKVRSRPFLFSTSLTPADVAASTKAIELLMESTELNEKLWENANYLKDGLQKLGFDIGDSETPITPCIVGDEVKTQEFSKKLNEEGVYAKSIVFPTVPRGTGRVRNMPSAAHTKEMLDQAIAIYEKVGKEMGII; translated from the coding sequence ATGACCAGCAAAATTTTAGATGCTTTTTTACAAGAAAACCTGGAGGATTTAAAGGATAGAGGACTTTACAACGTAATTGACCCACTTGAAAGCCCAAATGGTCCAATAATTAAAATCAACGGCAGAGAACTAATTAATCTTTCATCCAATAACTATTTAGGTTTGGCAACTGATGAAAGACTAAAAAAGTCTGCAATCGAAGCAATTGAAAAATATGGGGTTGGAGCAGGTGCTGTCCGCACGATCAATGGAACACTTGAGCTTCACACGAAACTAGAAGAAAAGCTGGCTGAGTTCAAGCATACAGAAGCAGCTATCGCATACCAGTCCGGATTTAATTGTAATATGGCTGCTATTTCTGCTGTTATGGATAAAAATGATGCCATTTTATCTGATGAGCTGAACCATGCTTCCATTATTGATGGATGCCGCTTATCCAAAGCCAAGATTATTCGCGTAAATCATTCTGATATGGAAGATTTAAGAGCTAAAGCGAAGGAAGCGAAAGAATCAGGACAGTACAACAAGATCATGGTTATTACTGACGGAGTCTTCTCGATGGATGGGGATATCGCCAAGCTTCCTGAGATCGTGGAAATCGCTGAAGAGTTCGATCTGATCACATATGTGGATGATGCACACGGTTCAGGTGTTCTTGGAAAGGGAGCAGGCACTGTTAAGCACTTCGGCCTTTCCGATAAAATCGATTTCCAGATCGGCACACTTTCAAAGGCGATTGGTGTTGTTGGGGGATATGTGGCCGGCAAAAAGGACTTGATTGATTGGCTGAAAGTACGCAGCAGACCATTCCTATTCTCTACATCTTTAACACCTGCAGATGTAGCAGCAAGTACGAAAGCTATTGAGCTGCTGATGGAAAGCACAGAGCTGAATGAAAAGCTATGGGAAAATGCCAACTACCTTAAAGACGGGCTGCAAAAATTAGGCTTTGATATTGGCGACAGCGAAACACCGATTACTCCTTGTATTGTTGGAGATGAAGTAAAAACACAGGAATTCAGTAAAAAGCTCAATGAAGAAGGCGTTTATGCAAAATCAATCGTCTTCCCGACAGTCCCTAGGGGAACGGGCCGTGTCAGAAACATGCCATCTGCAGCACATACGAAAGAAATGCTGGATCAGGCAATTGCGATTTATGAAAAAGTCGGCAAAGAAATGGGAATTATTTAA
- a CDS encoding L-threonine 3-dehydrogenase, translating into MKRIMITGALGQIGSELTLKLREIYGTDNVIATDIRKNDSEAANSGPFEMVDVTDAKSMLDTAKKYNVDTVIHMAALLSATAEANPVFAWNLNMGGLMNALETARECNAQFFTPSSIGAFGPSTPKDNTPQDTIHRPTTMYGVNKVAGELLSDYYYYKFGVDTRGLRFPGLISYVTPPGGGTTDYAVEIYYEAIKNGRYTSYIDKGTYMDMMYMPDALNAIVDLMEADADKLIHRNSFNVTAMSFEPEQIAAEIRKHIPGFEISYEVDPVRQGIADSWPNSIDASAAKEEWGFKADFDLAKMTADMLDKLRTKL; encoded by the coding sequence ATGAAACGGATAATGATTACAGGAGCTTTAGGCCAAATCGGCTCTGAACTAACCTTGAAATTAAGAGAAATTTATGGAACGGACAATGTTATCGCAACAGATATCAGAAAAAATGACTCCGAGGCTGCTAATTCAGGGCCATTTGAAATGGTTGACGTTACCGATGCAAAATCAATGCTGGATACAGCAAAGAAATACAATGTAGATACAGTTATTCATATGGCAGCTCTATTATCAGCTACAGCTGAGGCTAACCCTGTATTTGCATGGAATTTAAATATGGGCGGGCTTATGAATGCACTTGAAACAGCAAGAGAGTGTAATGCACAATTCTTTACGCCAAGCTCTATTGGCGCATTTGGCCCTTCTACGCCTAAAGACAACACTCCACAGGATACTATTCACCGCCCAACTACTATGTATGGCGTGAATAAGGTTGCAGGCGAATTGCTGTCAGATTACTACTATTACAAGTTTGGAGTAGATACTCGAGGCTTGAGGTTCCCTGGTTTAATCTCCTATGTAACTCCTCCAGGGGGCGGAACGACGGATTACGCTGTTGAGATCTATTATGAAGCCATTAAAAATGGCCGCTATACATCCTATATCGACAAAGGCACATATATGGATATGATGTATATGCCGGATGCGCTGAATGCCATCGTTGATTTAATGGAAGCTGATGCAGATAAACTCATCCACCGCAACTCCTTTAATGTAACAGCAATGAGTTTTGAACCTGAACAGATTGCAGCTGAGATCAGAAAGCATATCCCTGGGTTTGAAATTTCTTATGAAGTGGATCCTGTGCGCCAGGGAATTGCAGACAGCTGGCCAAACTCGATTGATGCTTCTGCAGCAAAAGAAGAGTGGGGATTCAAAGCAGATTTTGATTTAGCAAAAATGACTGCTGATATGCTTGATAAATTAAGAACAAAATTATGA
- a CDS encoding arylamine N-acetyltransferase family protein has translation MDAQKYLQRIKVSADRNLDLEYLTKLQRGHMLNIPFENLDVTRKIPIRLDTDLFSEKILERSRGGFCYELNGLFQLLLSELGFQSHLISCTVKKPDGWVREDSHAAILVYLHQLPYLVDVGFGDSVRQPLPLTGEERTDVSGTYRIKSTAGEKFDLQRLADGKWKILYRFSDKPVQLGDFHDACLFNQTSPESHFTHGDLATIATKDGRITLSGLTVTKSEESRKNKFELTEEEKREFLLGQFRIKL, from the coding sequence ATGGATGCACAAAAATACCTGCAGCGAATTAAAGTTTCGGCTGACCGTAATCTGGATCTTGAATATCTGACAAAACTGCAGAGAGGGCATATGCTCAATATTCCATTTGAAAACTTGGATGTGACACGAAAAATCCCGATAAGGCTGGACACAGATTTGTTTTCTGAGAAAATACTGGAACGGAGCCGGGGAGGCTTTTGCTATGAATTAAACGGTCTGTTTCAACTTCTGCTGTCGGAACTGGGATTTCAATCACATCTTATTTCCTGTACCGTTAAAAAGCCTGATGGATGGGTCAGAGAAGATTCTCATGCAGCCATACTGGTTTACTTGCACCAGCTTCCTTATTTGGTTGATGTAGGGTTTGGTGATTCCGTCAGGCAGCCTCTGCCTTTAACCGGTGAGGAAAGAACCGATGTCAGCGGAACATATAGGATAAAATCAACAGCTGGAGAAAAGTTCGATCTTCAACGGCTTGCGGATGGCAAATGGAAAATTCTATACCGTTTTTCTGATAAGCCGGTGCAGCTTGGCGACTTTCATGATGCCTGTTTATTCAATCAAACCTCACCCGAATCCCATTTTACACATGGCGACCTGGCCACTATTGCTACAAAGGATGGCCGTATTACACTTTCGGGATTAACTGTCACTAAGTCTGAAGAATCCAGAAAAAATAAATTCGAACTAACCGAGGAGGAAAAAAGAGAATTTCTTCTCGGGCAATTCAGAATAAAATTGTAA
- a CDS encoding Hsp20/alpha crystallin family protein: MNKKEDFHPFNLSELEKWMEDYYLDPLSSYLDQITFRIDLYDTEAQIIVEALLTGCASKDVTVSLKEDSVIIKAAKIDDTEAIRRGHPCMRKVKLPFSVVNKMVSAEFANEILEIFINKNEAGPGCNREIIID; encoded by the coding sequence TTGAACAAAAAGGAAGATTTCCATCCTTTTAATTTGAGTGAATTGGAAAAATGGATGGAGGATTATTACCTGGACCCGCTTTCTTCTTATTTGGATCAGATAACATTCCGCATCGACTTATACGATACGGAAGCGCAGATTATCGTTGAGGCGCTTTTAACGGGATGTGCATCAAAAGATGTAACCGTTTCCTTAAAAGAAGACAGCGTAATCATCAAAGCTGCTAAAATAGATGACACAGAAGCAATTCGGCGCGGTCATCCATGCATGCGAAAAGTTAAACTGCCTTTCTCAGTTGTAAATAAAATGGTTAGTGCAGAGTTTGCAAATGAGATATTAGAGATTTTTATCAATAAAAATGAAGCGGGACCGGGATGCAATAGAGAGATAATCATCGATTGA